From Cryobacterium sp. GrIS_2_6:
CGAGTAGAACGGCACCCCGGCCTCGCCGGCGACCGCGCGGGCGAGCAGGGTCTTACCGGTTCCGGGAGGGCCGTAGAGCAGCACACCCTTGGGGATGCGCGCTCCGACGGCCTGGAATTTCGCGGGCTCCTTGAGGAAATCCTTGATTTCTTCGAGCTCTTCGATGGCCTCGTCTGCGCCGGCGACGTCCGCGAAGGTGACCTGCGGGCTCTCCTTAGAGACGAGCTTGGCCTTCGACTTGCCAAACTGCATGACCTTGTTGCCCCCGCCCTGCATGCCCGAAAGCATCAGCCAGGCGAACCCGCCGATCAGGATCACGGGGAGCAGATAGCCGAGCAGCGTCACGAACCAGTTGGTCTGCGGCACCTCATCGGTGAAGCCGCCGGACAGGTCGGCGCTCGTGACGGCGTTGACGACCTCAGTGCCACGCGGAGCGACGTAGTAGAACTGCACCTTGGTGCCGAGCTTGTCGTCGGCCTGGGACAGTGTGAGGTCGACGCGCTGCTCGCCGTCGACGATCTTGGCCTCCGAGACCTTTCCGTCCTTGAGGAACTGGAGTCCCTGTGCGGTCGGAATCTCTCGGAACCCGGACATGGTGATCAGACTCGACCCTATCCAGACGGCGATAATCGCCAGAATGATGTAGAGGAGTGGCCCGCGGAGTAGCTTCTTGACGTTCATCGTGTTGTCAGGCTACCGTGCCCGCACTGAGCGGTCGCCGTGTGTTCGCCCTGAGCGCGATGCGAGGCCGAGGCAGGCATCCGCTTCTCAGGAGTAGATGTGCGGGGCGAGCACGGCAACCGAACGCAGGTTGCGGTACTTCTCGGCGTAGTCGAGGCCGTAACCGACGACGAACTGGTTCGGGATGTCGAAGCCGAGGTACTTGACGTCGATGTCGACGCGGGCGGCGTCGGGCTTGCGGAGCAGCGCGCAGATCTCGACGGATTCCGGCTGGCGGGACTTGAGGTTCGCGATCAGCCAGGAAAGGGTCAGGCCGGAGTCGATGATGTCCTCGACGATGAGCACGTTGCGGCCATGCAGGTCGGTGTCGAGGTCCTTGAGGATCCGGACGACGCCGCTCGACTGGGTTCCGGAGCCGTAGGAGCTCACCGCCATCCAGTCCATCGCGATCGGGTGCTTGAGTTCGCGGGCCAGGTCGGCCATCACCATCACTGCGCCCTTGAGGACACCGACGAGCAGGAGATCCTTGCCCGCGTAGTCGGCTTCGATCCGGCGGCAGAGTTCGGCGAGGCGGCCGTGGATCTGCTCTTCTTCGATCAGGATTTCGGTGAGGTCGCCATCAATGTCGCGGGGTTCCATGGGGGAGGGAGGGTCCTTTGCTTTGTGCGTATTCAGTTGGCCATGCGCGCCGTGCGAGGCCGGGCCCGGTGAAGACGAGCCAGCCATCGTGCCGTACAACTCTAACGCCTGGCAGGTCGAGCGGGCCCTGGCCGTGCCAATCGGTCACCAGCCGGCCGACGGCCAGGGTCGCCCCGCGGGGCAGGGCTATCACGACGGTGCCCGCGCCGGCACCGGCGGCGCGCAGGACTGTGCGCGCCGCCGCGAGCCGGATCAGCCGGTTCCGGAGCGCAGCGGGCTGTTCGGCGAGCACCCCGACGGGCACACGGATGCCGCCTGCGACGATCTCGAAGGATCCGCCAGCGAGCTCCGCCGTGCGTTCGTCGAGGGCTGCGGCGTCTTCCCGCAGCAGGTCCGCGGTGCGGGCGAGTGCCTCGGCGACACCGGGTCCGAGCTCGCGCTCGAGCGCCGGCAGAAGCGTCTCGCGTACCCTGACGCGGGCGAACCGGTGTTCCGCGTTGTGCGGGTCCGTCCAGGGGGTGAGGCCGGCATCCGTGCAGGCGGCGACGGTCTGGGTGCGGCGGATGCCGAGCAGGGGGCGGAGGTAGGGACCGCTGACCCGCAGCATGCCGTGCAGGCTGACCGGGCCGGAGCCACGGCCGAGGCCGAGCAGCACGGTCTCGGCCTGGTCGTCGAGCGTGTGCCCGAGCAGTACGTGGCTCGCGCCGGTGTCGGCGAGTGCGCGGGCGAAGGCGGCATAGCGGCCGGTGCGGGCGGCGGCCTCCGGGCCGCTGTAGGTCTCGGCGGTGTCGATGACTGCGGTACTCCCCCGGTGGTTCTCGCCGTGGTCGACGGTGATGCGCACGACGAGCACGGGGTCGAGGCCGAGGGCCGTGGCCTGCCGGGCAGCCTCGGCGGCGACGTCCGCAGACCCGGGCTGCAGGGCGTGGTCGACGATCACGGCCCCGGCGCGGAGTCCCGCCCGCGGCGCCTCGAAGGCCGTCCCGGCCGCGAGCGCCAGCGAGTCCGGGCCGCCGCTGAGGCCGACGAGGACGAGGCCGTGCGTTTCGGCGTCTGGTGCGGAGGCGCCCGGGGCGACGGCACCGGGGACGAAGGTGCCGGGGACGAAGGGTTCGGACCCGGCAGCCGGCGCGGTCGCCGAGGAGCCGAGCCCGGCATCCGCCAGCACGGCGCGGATAGCCCGGCGGATGTCGGCGATCTCCGGTGTCAGTCTCGGGCGGCGCGTGGACTCCATCCAGTAACGTTATCCGGAGACTGTGAACAAGGGAGAGACCAGGCCATGGCCGCATATGACGCAGTAATCGAAATTCCCCGGGGAAGCCGCAACAAGTACGAGGTCGACCACGAAACCGGACGGGTCTACCTCGACCGTGTGCTCTACACGAGCTTCGTGTACCCGACGGACTACGGGTTCTTCGAGAACACCCTCGGCCTCGACGGCGACCCCGTCGACGTTCTCGTGCTGCTCGACTTCCCGCTGTTCCCCGGCGTCGGCGTCTCCGTGCGTCCGGTCGGTGTTTTCAACATGACGGATGACGGCGGCTCGGACGCCAAGGTCATCGCCGTTCCCGCGGGCGACCCCCGCTGGGACCACATCCAGGACGTCCTCGACATCCCGGAGTACACCCGCAAGGAGATCGAGCACTTCTTCGAGCACTACAAGGACCTCGAACCGAAAAAGTGGGTCAAGACGGAGGGCTGGGGCGACGCCGCCGAAGCCAACCAGATCGTCGAAGACGGCATCAAGAAGCTCGCCGCCGAGGGCCACTGACCCTAGCGCGCTTCGCGCATCGCGCTCGCGCGCTGCCGCACCACGAGGGCCTCCCGGATCACCCCGGGGGGCCTTTCTGCGTTCCGCGGCTGCCGGCATCCGCTCTCGCGCGCCACTTGCGCCGCTCCGCGCCAGGCATGCCGGCAGCGTAGCGGCGGAAATGGCGCGCGGGAGGGTGCGAGCGCTGCGGGACGGGGCGGGTGAGGGACGGGCGAGGGGCGGGCGGGTCAGCCGGTGGGGCGGCCCACGTAGGACGCGACGTCGCCGGGCGACCAGATTGAGTGGATGCGCACGGGCTTGCCGTAGTCGGGGGCCTCGAGCACCTGGCCGCCGCCGACATAGATGGCCACGTGGTAATAGTCGCCGCCGCTGCCCCAGAAGACGAGGTCCCCGACCTGCACGTTGCTGAAGGAGACGAGTCGGCCCTGGCTGGCCATGGTGTTGTACTGGTTCGTGGCGGAATGGGTGCCGATGTAGACCCCGGCCGCGGCATAGGCGGCCTTGGTCAGGCCGGAGCAGTCCCAGGCATCGGGGCCCGAGCCGCCGAGGAGGTAGCGGTCGCCAATCTGAGCGCGGGCGAAGGCGATTGCGGTCTGCACAGCGCTCGCGTTCGGAGCGGGCGCGGTCGCCGCGCCGCCGCCCGAGGACGAGCCGGAGCCCGAGCTCCCGGAGCCGGAGCTGCCGGATCCCGAGCTGACCGAGCCCGAGCTACTGCCGCCGCTCGCGGCCGGAGCCGCGGCCGGAGCCTGAGCTTGGGCCGCCGCCGCAGCAGACGCGGCTGCGGCCCGCGCGACCGACGCCGCCTGGTCTGCGGCAGCCCTGGCCGCTGCCGCGGACTGAGCCGCAGCGAGCGCGGCCGCCGCAGCCGCGGCATCCACACCGGCCTGGTAGGAACGCTCGGTGTCTGCCGTGGTGTCCTTGAGGAGGGCGAGCTGCCCGTACAGATCGTTCGACTTCTGCTGCTCGGCCTCGAGCGCGGCTTCCGCGGCCTGGGCCGCGCCACTTGCCGCATCGAACTTCGTCATGGACTCGCCCGTGAGCCGGGTGCGCTCCACGGTCGCCGCGGCGGCCTGCCCGCCGAGGGACGCTGCCGAGTTCTTGTCCTGGACGGCCTCCCGGTAGATCGTCTCGGACTGCTCGCTGAGCTTGCTCGCGGTTCCGAGCTGCTCGAGGAGGTCGTCGGCGCTGCTGCCGTTGAGGAACAGGTTGAGCGAGAGGTCCTGCGCGCCGGTTTTTGCCAGGTGCGCGGCGATCAGGCCGGCCCGCATCTTCGAGGTGTCCGCCTTCTTCGACGCGGTCGCGGCCTGTTCGGTCAGGCTCGTCTCACGCAGGGTGGCGGCGTCGAGCTCGTCCTTGGAGACCCGGTACGCCTCCGCGGCGATCTGCGAGGCCTTGGACGCAGCATCCGCCGCCGTTTGCAGGCCGGTCAGCAGCGCCGTGATCTTCTCGATCTCGGCCTGCTTCGTCGCCTCATTGGCTTTCGCGTTCTGTACGTCGTCCCAGCTGGGGTAACCCTGGTCACCGTAGGCGGCGGGAGCGATGATGCCGACGGATGCCGAGACCGCGCCGATCGCGACGGCCGCGGCGAAGAGGCGCACGGGCTTCCGTTTTGTGAAGGACGTGCCGTCGCTAGCCAAGTGGTGCTCCCCTGCTTGCCATGAACGGGACGGCGTCGATCTTGTTGCCGCCCGTACGGACCTCGAAGTGCAGGTGGCAGCCTGTCGCCGCGCCGGTCATGCCGACACTCGCGATGTTCTGGCCAACCGAGACACTCTGGCCCACGGAAACGAAGGTGCCGCCGGAGCGGATGTGTGCGTAACCGGTTTCGACACCGCCGCCGTTGCTGATCAGGACGAAATTACCGTAGGTGCCGAGCGGGCCCGCGTATTCGACGGTGCCGTCGTGGGCCGCGTAGATCGGCGAGCCGCAGCTGGCGCCGAGGTCGGTACCGTAATGGAAGCCACCACTGCACGCCCCGCCGCTGCTGCAGAGGGACGCCCGTGGGCCGTAGCCGTCGGTGATGCGCCCGCTGGCCGGGACGGCCCAGCCCTGAGAGCTGATGTAACCTCCGCCGAGTCCTGCACCGGCGCTGCCGCCGCCACTGCTCCCCGAACTGGCCCGGTGGGCGGCCGCTGCGGCGGCGGCCTCAGCGGCGACCCGGGCAGCCTCGATCGCGGCGAGGCGCGCCCGCTCGGCCACGCCGGCCTCATAGCCGGCAGTCGTGGAGGCCTGGGCGTCCTGCATGAAGGCGAGCTGGGCGGCGAGTTCGACGCTCTTCGACTGTGATTCGGCGAGGGCGGTCGCGGCGGCCTCGGCCGCGGCCTGCGCGGCGACCAGCGCGGCCTGCGCTGCGACGTTGAGGGTCTCGCGTTCGGTCTGGGCGATCTTGGCCTGGTCACCGAGGGCTTGCGCGGAGTTCGTGGCGGCCTGGGCCTCTTCGTAGACGCCCGTGCTGCGTTCGACCATTTTGCTCATGCTGCCGAGTTTGGCGAGCAGGGCGTCGGCGCCCGTACCGCTCGCCTCGCCGTCGAGGAGGAGATTGACGGTGAGGTCGGTGCCTCCGGTGCGGTAGAGCTGTGCCGCGAGCTGACCGGCCTGCTTCGTCGCAGCATCCGCAGTCGCCTTGCTCGCGTCGGCCTGGGTCTGCAGATCGGAGGCGCGGCGGGTGGCGTCGTCGTAGTTGTTCTGGGCGACCTGAAGCTCGGCGCCGCGCTTCTCGGATTCGGCCTGGGTCTGGGCGACCTGGGTCTGAAGATTCGAGATCAGATTCTGGATTTCGGTGACCTTGGCGGACGCGGCGGCCGTGTTCGACTTGGCGTTCTGCACGTCCTGCCAGCTCGGGTAGTCGACCGCCTGGGCGCCGCCGGCGGGAATCACGAGCGTCACGATGAGGGCGAGGGCCGTGGCGAGGGCGGTTGCGGCGGTGCCTCTGAGCAGGCCCCGATGACCGTGAACGCGGCGTCCGTCGGCCGGCCGGGGTGGACCCGACTGTTCGCTGGCCCCGCGGTCACTCGTCACTGCCTTGCGCATAGAACTCCCTGATTGGGCACCGCGTGAACACACTGGTCACGATGCCACTTTTTTCACAGTAACAAGTTCGCGCCAGTATCGCCCGCTATCGGAGCCGAATCTAACCCCCAACCGGGCGAATCGGCCGCCATTCGCGGGCGCGCCGGGGCGCGGGCGAGGCGTCACGGGCATCCGTCCACGTGCCGATTTGGGGTTTTCACCCAAGAGACCGTATGCTTACTCGTCGGTAGCCATGATGTTTATGGCGTCTCGGCCCCATCGTTTAGAGGCCTAGGACGGCGCCCTTTCACGGCGTTAACACGGGTTCGAATCCCGTTGGGGCTACGCAACCTGCCTAACTGAATGTGCAACAATAAGCAGGTAGTAAATCAGTACAAGTAACACCGAATAAATGAAAACGTACGTTTGGTTCTCATTGTGAGGCCCTGTAGCGCAGTTGGTTAGCGCGCCGCCCTGTCACGGCGGAGGTCGCCGGTTCAAGTCCGGTCAGGGTCGCAAAGGTAAAACGCCCTTTCGCGAGAGAGGGTTTTTTCCTTGGAAAGCGACTTCTCGAGTTACTTTCTGGCCCTGTAGCTCAGTTGGTAGAGCGTTCGACTGAAAATCGAGAGGTCACGGGATCGACGCCCGTCGGGGCCACCCGCTGAAATCCCCGGTTATCCGGGGTTTTTCTCGTTAACGGATGTCTTTTCTCCGGCCCCGAATTCGGCTTTTGCCCACATTTTGCCCACACTTGAAACAGTCGCGTGATCATTGAGAGCGCACTCGGTGGCCTTTATCCGCCTGCTTTCGACGGCACCCAGGGATCGTGAGAGCGCCCGTTTAGATGCGGTCCAGAACGGCATCCGCGAACATCGGAGTTCCTGCCGCGCGCAGACGTTCCAGGTACTCCTCGGTTGTCATCGCCGGGTTTTCATATGCCGCCGCAATCTCGTCTACAGCGAGCAGCGTGAGCGACGGGTACAGGTCAAGCTGGTCCAACAGGAACTCATCGGGGTGGATTACTTCGAGGTCGTATCCGACCAGAGCGTCGTCCGGGAAATCCCTCAGATTGAACGTCACAATGACCTCCGCATTGGCGCGGATTGCGGCTGCGAGCACGTGCCGGTCCTTCGGGTCATTTCGCAAGCCGTCAATCAGGTCGCCATATCCGGTCACTTCAGCATCGGGAAATGCGTATTGCATTGCCGCAATCCGGTTCCGAGCTGCCTGAGCGCCAATGCGCTTGTCAGTCAAGTTCCTTTCCAGTTCTTTCAACACGCGTGCCGACCAAAGCGGCCTGTAGGCACCTCGCTCAGCCAGCTCCAAGAGCAGATCACTGAGGGCCGCTCCGAACAAGGTGCACGTGTCGAGAAAGGCGGGGAAGGACATCAGGCGCTAGCTTCGTCCCGGCATATCCGCGGCCGTCAAATCCAGGATGCCCGCCTCTTGACCCTCCCGGGCCATCTTGCGCAGAACAGCACGGCGCTCGACCCTGAATTTGTCCTTGTACTCCACCAGGTCCCGAAGTGTAACTCTGCGGTGCCGCCCAACGAGCTCGAATGGAACTTCCCCGGACTCCAAGAGCTTCACGAGCGTTGGGCGCGACATGCCGAGAAAGTCGGCGGCAGACTGAGTCGTGAGCTTGGATTCCTGGGGAGCGACCGTGACACCCTTACCGTTGCTCAACGCATCCGCAACCTGTCGCAGCACATCAAAGAGAGGCTCAGGCAACTCGATGACCTGTGCGCCGTCGGCCGACGTGAGCGTTGCTTTCCTGCCGTGGATGTTCTGGATCTGCCTAATAAATTCGTCGATGGCATGGGAATCTATTTCGCTGGGTAGGTAGGTTCGCGGTTGGCGTTTCTCGCGCGTGAGACTCATTGTGATCACCTTTCTTCGCGATATTCTATTCGAAATATTCGAAAGAAAGAAGACCGTCGCAGGGTCGCTACTGCCAAATCGCTATTCGCGACCCGGCAATCTTGTCTAGATCCTCGACAGCTCTCCAGACGTCAGGGTTCGCAGCAGGTCGCGTCAAAGTGGAGTTCCGAGGGCTCACGCGTCGCGCCCTCTTCCAAATGCCGCGGCCTGGTCATCCAGAGCGCGGGCCACGGCGTCCAAGTCGTCGTCGAACAGGTCCGCATAGACGTCGAGCGTCATCGCGGCTGAGGCGGGAAGTTCGGGTCGGCCACCACGTTTAGGTCGGGGTCGTCCGGGGTACTGCGTCCCTCGCGGATGAGCGTCAACGCCGGGTCGAAGTGCCGGTGCCGGAAATTGCCGTTGCGCAGCCACGCACCCGCCGTGCTCGTGAAGACGAGGTCCTTCGGGCGCTTGCCCTGGCACCTCTGCGCAAGCTCGGTGGCCAGCAGCGCCGGGAATGCCACGGAGCGGCGGCCGTGATTCTTCGGGGTCCCCCAGACAGCGGCCCCGCCGACCTCCGAGACCGCTTCGGCGACTTCGATCCGCCGCCTGCTGAGATCAACCCGCCCCACCCTCAACGCGGCCATCTCGCCCCAGCGCAGCCCGGTATAGGCCAGGAACCGCACGACGTCGCCGAATTCTCCGCACTCGCGGGCCAGCCGGGCGACCTGGTCGTGCGTGAGGTACCCGCGCGGCGTGCGAACGATCCGCGGCAAGCGGATGTCGTCGCTTGGGCTCTTGACGAGGCGCCCGTCCCTGACGGCGTAGTTCAGCGTGCCGGCCAGGACCAAGTGAATCTGCCGCACGGTCGACGGCGCGAGAACCGCGGCCAGACTGCTCACTCAGCGCTGTACATCGGCGTGCTGCACGCTTCGGAGTGGCACGGTCCCCCATTTCGGCAGCACGTGCTTGTCCAGGTACAGGCGGTACCCGGCCCGCGTGGTCGGCTTGATCTGCAGCTGCGCCGAGTACCAGGCCTCGGCCCACTCACCGACGTTGACTCGCGACCTTGACGGATCGACCCACTCACCGCGCATCTTCGAGACCTCGACGGAGGCCAGGAAGTCTTCGGCCTCCCGCTTGGTGCGAAATCCGCGCTTGTCCGTTTGGTGCCGATCGGGCGTGCGGTACCGAACCCGGTTGCGCTTGCCCCTCGCCGTTTCGTAAGACGTCACGGAGCCCATGCTTCCTCCCGTTGTCGCTCGCCTCTGTCCAACCCTGATCTACCAGGGACCGCAGACAGACGAGGCCGTCGGATTTGCCTGCATATGGAGTAGAAGTGGTTCGTCTCAGGCCGATGAGAGCTGAAGCGCGGGAAGACACCGACGAAGAGCCCGCACGCGCCTGAGAATGCGACACTACGGATATGAGCGCAGCGGATAGGGTCATCGTCTCGACTCTCGACGGACAACTCTTCGTCGAAGTCTGGCTCGTTGAGGACGACGAGTTCAATCGCGCTCAGGAATTCTTCGAGGCAGCACTGCGTCATGGACGGTTCGAAGAACAAGCAGCAAGCGTGCTGATGTCAGAGTGGTCGGTTCAGGGCGCCAATACAGGCGGAGCCAAGCTATCCGTCATGCGGAAGACGTCGGGCGGCACAGGCACTGACGCCCAGATGGAATGGACCCTGTGGCCTCTCTCGGGGCCTCTCGTTGACATCACAATCCGAAACTGCGGCGAGGTCGTCTGGTCTGTTCGGGCATTCGCACCAGCAGTGGACGAACACAAGCAGCCAATATCGGCCGAGTCCTTGGAAAGCCTTCGACCGATGCCTGACTCGCCCTGGCCCAGCGGTACTCAATAACAGGTCACGCACTCAGGCCGGCGGGAAGGCCGACGCGAGAGCCCGGTGGATCTGCAGCGCTACCGGCTCGTTGAGAGGCCCCGTCTTCTGCAGGTGCTCGACTGCCTTCTTCGGCCACAGGACCTGAACTCCATCGATTACGAAGTCGCCACCGAGGAGCGGCCAGTCTGCTCCGACGAAGCAGAGCATCCCCTGCACGGGGACCCCGTCCATGCCTGCGTCCGCCAGTGCCGCGCTGACTCGTGCGACTTGCTTGAGCACACCGGCAACCAGCCCGTCCTGGTTACGCGACCCGACCATCAGCGATTCGGTCCGGCGACGGATCAGTCCTCCTTCGACCTGCAGCCGGGGGCGACCTTGGTACTTCTTCGCGTCGATGACGGAGACCCCCGAGGGGCAGACCGCAATGTGATCGATATTGGCTCGCGTCGGAGGAATGCGACGGTCGTGCAGGACGTGGACGCCACTCCCGCTGAGTTTGTCGAGCCGCTGGCCTAGCGCCACCTCGCCCTGCGCCCCGACGGCCCACGCCCGGGTGCTCTGCGGCTCGTCGCTCAGCGCCAGGATGAGCCCACCGAGATGCGGGTGGTTCTCACGGATCCTTGTCTCACGCTTGTCTTTGCGGCGGTCGTGCTCTCGCTGGGCCGATGCGCCGGCCGTACCCCCAAACACCTCGAGCTCCTCGGGTGCTGGCTCCGGGCTTGTGACCGCGTCCGTGTCGATAGTGCTGCGTTCAGTCGGGCCGGCGACCGATGCGGCGGCCACCGCTGAATCCTGAGCGCAGGTCAAGCAGGCGACCGTCTTGGTCTCGCGCTCGTAGAGTGCCATGGTCCCCGCAAGGATTTCGACGTCGCACATGCGGCATTGCCCGGAGTACCGCAGTCGCATTCTCTTGGGCGTCAACGCCGCTTCACCGCTCATTCTTGAAACGCTACGACGGTCCAGACGAGAACTCAGGCGACAGCGGGCCAGTGTGACCACGACTGGGGGGACAGCACCTTGAACTGCGACCTCGGCCAGGGAACTACTCTTTCTCGCCCCCGCGCGCCCCGGCAACGCCGTGCTCGAAGTTGTCCCGATGAATTCGAAATCGCTGCAAGCGGTTCGCCGCCCACGGGCAGGATAACGACGTTGAGGCCGCGGATGAGGTCGTCGCGGTCGAGTTGGCCGCCAGGTATCAGACGCTCTCCAGCGTGGCGGCCTCAATCAGGATGCCGCGGTCACGGAACTCGCGAGGCACCCGGTCCACATCTGCGGGAATGTCGTAGTCGCTGGTCGAAGGCGACCACGGGCTGCCCGCGGTCCCGGTTCTCGCGACGATCCAGTCCGGGATCGGCAGCGCATCCGCGTTGAGTCGGTACTCGCAGAGCGCGGCGATGGCAGTGTCCCAGTGCCCGGAACCGGTCGGGAGCGGCTCCGTGAGTGTCAGGCCGACCCGTGTCGCGCCACGCTCGGCGGCAAGGTTGTCGGCGAGTTGCGCAAACCACCGGAAGGCCAGGGGCTCGTCGGATGCGGCGAGCGCGGCAGCGATCTCCGAGGCGATCCGGGCGGCGTCGCTGCGCACGGTCGGCAGCGTGACCACGGTGTGCCGCGTCGCGAGGAGGAGCGCCTCGAGCGTCGCAACCGTGGGCTCCCGCTTGCCGTTCTCGATCAGCGACAGCGACGAGCCGGCGATCCCGGATCGAGCGGCCAGCTCACTCTGACTGAGGCCGCTCGCCGCACGGGCGGAACGAGCCAGGATTGCTGCACTCATGACCCCACCACCTTTTACTAGTTAGTAAAAACGTAGCATGGTGGCTCGGTGAAGTCACCGGTCGATCGGACCAGGATTCGTGTAACCGCGCCACTGCATCCGCTCGCCCAGAATCGTCGGCGCACCGGGGCCACCCGGCAATACGGGCGATTCTCGGCACGTGTGACCGGTTAGATGAAGTCATGACTGCTCATTATCGGTTTTCCGCGGATTCTACTGAGATCGATCGGGACATGGTCCACCGCTGGATCAGCGAGCAGTCATACTGGGCCCCTGGGCGCTCCCGTTCACGACAGGACGCGGCGATCGACGGCTCTCGCAACTTCGGCCTCTATGACACCGCATCGGGCCGGCAGGTCGCGTACGCCCGAATGGTCACCGACGGAGTGACCTTTGCCTGGCTGTGCGACGTATTCGTCGACCCAGAGCTTCGCGACCAGGGCCTCGGGGAGATGCTCATCGCAGGCATCGTCGAAGACTGCCGACCCCTCGGACTGCGCCGCATCGCTCTCGCGACCGCTGACGCTCACGGCCTGTACGCCAAATTCGGGTTCACCCGCGTGGTGGCACCTGAGACCTGGATGGAACGTCCCGACCAGCCACACTCCTGATCCACATGCGCCGTCGGGCGCTGATCACGGGATGCCACGTTCGACCGTCGCTAGGCTCGCGTCATGGGTATCCGGATTCGAGCGGCGAGTGCCCGCCAGTCTCCCGCGTTCCGCACCGGCAGTGCAGCTGACACCGCTGAGTGCGTCGCGCTGTGGGTCCGGGCCTGCGCCGCGCGCGATGGGGTGACCGTCGCGGAAGTGGCCGAACGCGCTCAACCGAAGTTCGACCACGCCGAGAGTTGGATCGTGGCCGAGGAGCCCGGTGCTGGAATCCGGGGTTTCGTTCTCGCAACAACACCGAAGAGGGGGCTACCGACCGATCCACCCGACGCTGCGGTGGTGAGCCTGCTCGCCGTTGCACCAGACGCGCAGGGATGTGGGCTCGGGAGAGCGCTTCTGGTCAATGTTGCCGATGAACTCCAGCGCCACGGTCACAAGCACGCTGTACTGCACGTCCTCACGGACAACCACCCTGCTGTCGATCTCTATCGGCATGAGGGATGGCGGCCGTTGGGAGAGCCGTTCCAGCACTCACTGCTGAAGAGGCCGACGCAGACCTATGTGCTCGACCTGGATTCACGCGAAGAGGCCACTTTGTACACGCGAGAATGATGACGCCTGGCGCAACTGGCGAATCGCGACGGACTTCAGCTCCGGCTTGCGGGTATCTGGTGCGCAGCCGGGGCGAGGCGGTGC
This genomic window contains:
- the hpt gene encoding hypoxanthine phosphoribosyltransferase, producing the protein MEPRDIDGDLTEILIEEEQIHGRLAELCRRIEADYAGKDLLLVGVLKGAVMVMADLARELKHPIAMDWMAVSSYGSGTQSSGVVRILKDLDTDLHGRNVLIVEDIIDSGLTLSWLIANLKSRQPESVEICALLRKPDAARVDIDVKYLGFDIPNQFVVGYGLDYAEKYRNLRSVAVLAPHIYS
- the tilS gene encoding tRNA lysidine(34) synthetase TilS; this translates as MESTRRPRLTPEIADIRRAIRAVLADAGLGSSATAPAAGSEPFVPGTFVPGAVAPGASAPDAETHGLVLVGLSGGPDSLALAAGTAFEAPRAGLRAGAVIVDHALQPGSADVAAEAARQATALGLDPVLVVRITVDHGENHRGSTAVIDTAETYSGPEAAARTGRYAAFARALADTGASHVLLGHTLDDQAETVLLGLGRGSGPVSLHGMLRVSGPYLRPLLGIRRTQTVAACTDAGLTPWTDPHNAEHRFARVRVRETLLPALERELGPGVAEALARTADLLREDAAALDERTAELAGGSFEIVAGGIRVPVGVLAEQPAALRNRLIRLAAARTVLRAAGAGAGTVVIALPRGATLAVGRLVTDWHGQGPLDLPGVRVVRHDGWLVFTGPGLARRAWPTEYAQSKGPSLPHGTPRH
- a CDS encoding inorganic diphosphatase; protein product: MAAYDAVIEIPRGSRNKYEVDHETGRVYLDRVLYTSFVYPTDYGFFENTLGLDGDPVDVLVLLDFPLFPGVGVSVRPVGVFNMTDDGGSDAKVIAVPAGDPRWDHIQDVLDIPEYTRKEIEHFFEHYKDLEPKKWVKTEGWGDAAEANQIVEDGIKKLAAEGH
- a CDS encoding NlpC/P60 family protein, translating into MASDGTSFTKRKPVRLFAAAVAIGAVSASVGIIAPAAYGDQGYPSWDDVQNAKANEATKQAEIEKITALLTGLQTAADAASKASQIAAEAYRVSKDELDAATLRETSLTEQAATASKKADTSKMRAGLIAAHLAKTGAQDLSLNLFLNGSSADDLLEQLGTASKLSEQSETIYREAVQDKNSAASLGGQAAAATVERTRLTGESMTKFDAASGAAQAAEAALEAEQQKSNDLYGQLALLKDTTADTERSYQAGVDAAAAAAALAAAQSAAAARAAADQAASVARAAAASAAAAAQAQAPAAAPAASGGSSSGSVSSGSGSSGSGSSGSGSSSGGGAATAPAPNASAVQTAIAFARAQIGDRYLLGGSGPDAWDCSGLTKAAYAAAGVYIGTHSATNQYNTMASQGRLVSFSNVQVGDLVFWGSGGDYYHVAIYVGGGQVLEAPDYGKPVRIHSIWSPGDVASYVGRPTG
- a CDS encoding peptidoglycan DD-metalloendopeptidase family protein, encoding MRKAVTSDRGASEQSGPPRPADGRRVHGHRGLLRGTAATALATALALIVTLVIPAGGAQAVDYPSWQDVQNAKSNTAAASAKVTEIQNLISNLQTQVAQTQAESEKRGAELQVAQNNYDDATRRASDLQTQADASKATADAATKQAGQLAAQLYRTGGTDLTVNLLLDGEASGTGADALLAKLGSMSKMVERSTGVYEEAQAATNSAQALGDQAKIAQTERETLNVAAQAALVAAQAAAEAAATALAESQSKSVELAAQLAFMQDAQASTTAGYEAGVAERARLAAIEAARVAAEAAAAAAAHRASSGSSGGGSAGAGLGGGYISSQGWAVPASGRITDGYGPRASLCSSGGACSGGFHYGTDLGASCGSPIYAAHDGTVEYAGPLGTYGNFVLISNGGGVETGYAHIRSGGTFVSVGQSVSVGQNIASVGMTGAATGCHLHFEVRTGGNKIDAVPFMASRGAPLG
- a CDS encoding PIN domain-containing protein — translated: MSFPAFLDTCTLFGAALSDLLLELAERGAYRPLWSARVLKELERNLTDKRIGAQAARNRIAAMQYAFPDAEVTGYGDLIDGLRNDPKDRHVLAAAIRANAEVIVTFNLRDFPDDALVGYDLEVIHPDEFLLDQLDLYPSLTLLAVDEIAAAYENPAMTTEEYLERLRAAGTPMFADAVLDRI
- a CDS encoding excisionase family DNA-binding protein codes for the protein MSLTREKRQPRTYLPSEIDSHAIDEFIRQIQNIHGRKATLTSADGAQVIELPEPLFDVLRQVADALSNGKGVTVAPQESKLTTQSAADFLGMSRPTLVKLLESGEVPFELVGRHRRVTLRDLVEYKDKFRVERRAVLRKMAREGQEAGILDLTAADMPGRS
- a CDS encoding Arm DNA-binding domain-containing protein, whose protein sequence is MTSYETARGKRNRVRYRTPDRHQTDKRGFRTKREAEDFLASVEVSKMRGEWVDPSRSRVNVGEWAEAWYSAQLQIKPTTRAGYRLYLDKHVLPKWGTVPLRSVQHADVQR
- a CDS encoding nuclease-related domain-containing protein, with the protein product MALYERETKTVACLTCAQDSAVAAASVAGPTERSTIDTDAVTSPEPAPEELEVFGGTAGASAQREHDRRKDKRETRIRENHPHLGGLILALSDEPQSTRAWAVGAQGEVALGQRLDKLSGSGVHVLHDRRIPPTRANIDHIAVCPSGVSVIDAKKYQGRPRLQVEGGLIRRRTESLMVGSRNQDGLVAGVLKQVARVSAALADAGMDGVPVQGMLCFVGADWPLLGGDFVIDGVQVLWPKKAVEHLQKTGPLNEPVALQIHRALASAFPPA